The Balaenoptera acutorostrata chromosome 11, mBalAcu1.1, whole genome shotgun sequence genome segment ggaaagaaaagacaaattagCTCCAAAGAAGTACAATTAGACTAACAACTGACTTCTCAAGAGAAACATTAGACCAACAAGAAGACAGAAGACAATGAGGTAATATCTTCAAAGtactggatttaaaaaaacaaaacagccctCCCCCATTAGGATTCTGTGCCCAGTAAAACATCCTTtaagaatgaaggtgaaataaatacATCACTAGAAGACTTGCACTAAAGGGAAAATTAAAAGGAGTTCttcaaggagaaggaaaatgCCCACAGATGGAAGTTCTTATTTTCTTCTGGCCTATCTTCTGAGTCACCTCTTCAGCTTTGTCTAATTTGTGTTAAACTTATCCATTGAAATCTATTTTCAGGTATTGAACTTTCAATTCTAGATATAGAAAAAATTGagcaaaaaaaaagtcaaacatgtAGGTAAATTTAAATGACCATTGATCATATAATAGTGATAATGTCATGTATAATAATTATGTCTTAATGTGTATCATGATAAAACACTTGACAGCATTAGCAAAATTATCTAAAGGTAAGCTATGGGTCACTTAGCTTCAATGGTAATTCCCAGAGGGATCATCCAGTAACTGTTTTTAGCTAATAAGTCCAAAGTATACTTCAGGCTGAGCTTTCCAGCAATCAGGAAGGACCTAGATGCCACCTGGGCTTTCAGGTTACACCTTGCCATCCCATTGGCCACCTTAACACACAGGCCCTTCTGGTAGACCTGAGCCTCCTTTGTTAGGATGCTGCTCGTAGCAGTATATCAACGGTAATAGAGATATATAAAGAAATGATTGTGCAGCTATGCTAGGGGAAGTATGAAAGAGGTTGCTTTATTCCTTGTTAGGAATTTGAAGTtctcagttttccttttctttgttattttatgGAGTCATAAAGGATAAGAGCAAAATGCCATCAAAGTTCAGAAGAGTTTTCTGAAGTCTTTATTTGCAGGGGCTTTTAAGGACTGAGCTTATACACTTGTCTTTATGCACAAAATGTCTAATAGAAAAATCAATGTCAGTTTACACGATGGGACAGTTGTGGTGCATTTTCTATCTTGTGAATTTCTCCTGCACTCAGAGGCATGCCCACCAGCTTAGAAAACCAGGATGtattctgcaccaggaagagagaaACTTGGtaatgttttccttctgttttctaatGTTGCTTTCCTGCTCTTGTGCTCCCCGTTTCCCCTCAGTTCCCGCCACTTCTTACCCTTCCCTCATCAGGCCCCTCCTTTCTCCTGCAGTTCTATCATCTTACCTTTGTTCCCCTGGGCTGAGATAGTGCCCCCCTCAAGTCTCTCTGACATGGTATTCATTTCTGTTACCTAGACTGTTGGTCTGTTCCTCAAAATTACTTCTTGTCCTCCTTTTGGGAAAATTAAACACTTGGGTTAGAGGTGAAGAAAAGAGAATCTAATGGTTCTTCAGCACCTCAATTGTTTTCAGCACCACACTTCAGTTAGTAAGTCATCACAACATTCCAAGCTAATTATTTTTAGCTTTCATTTCACATATGGGACAATTAAGACAAGAGTTTCCCTATATCTTACTATACTCCTTGTTTCTGATGCTGAAAGCCCACATTATACCAGAAACGTGGAAGCTTGGGGAGGCTAATACCTGAGAACTGTCTATAAGAGGGGGGAGGAGATCAGGAAAATGATAGACTTTGGACACCTCATGACTCAAAAATAACCCTCTCCAAGCCCTCCAAACATATAGGGTCCAGAAACTAATTGTACCTTTAATTATAGGTATTCCCTATAATTATATACTCATAGGTATGTGGAAGTTGAGGGCACGAGACACTGCATTGGGGCAAACCTCTCCTGTTGGCAGAatttttctcctgtgcccttccCACAACTGGTTTCATGCAAGCTCAGGATGTCTAAATCTGTTACTGGTTCCTAATTAGATCTGTTCTCTTCTAGTAGTAAAGCTCTAGACTATTCTCTTTCTGAGTTTCCTccattcacttactcattcagtcatttgtgcatttattttaattgttaagTAACATTTTTGAGCAACTCCTTGGGCCAGTCACAGTGCTAGGTACTTTTGTATGTCCCATTCTAAAATGGACTCCTCTCGGGCCGTCTTTCTTTGGAAGTGATCTAGTCGGCTAACTCCACCTAATTATGATAACAACTGAAAACTTATAGTGGTAGCATTCTCAGAGCTGTTTCCATTCTCAATTTGGAATCTGAAGCATCGATTCTGAATAAATGAAGTATCAAGGACAGTGAAATTGCAGCACCaggcaaaaaaaaataagtgattttatttatttctttgactGCTTCAAGTAACTCTAACACAGTACACCTCTACCTGTGAGGAAGTATGGCTCCTGATGGTGTACAGTTTCTAGGTTTGTCCTTCATGAAAATGCCCTGTGCAAGATTTTCactcttttgcttttatttataggAGAATAAGTTTCCCCAAAGCTTAAGGAATTTCTAGTGCTAGTTAATAGGGCTCCATTTAGAGATGAGTAAAATGGAGGGGACCTTTCTTTTTGCTGCCCTCCAAAATTATAATGGGTGCTTCTCTGTATTTCATGACTTGATTTTCCTGTGTCTTCTGCCAATGATGTGATATTCTCAGGATGAATCCATGTTGCTGTAGCTAGAGCTACAGTggtgagtaaaagaaaaaaaagtaataataatagaaaattattATAATCCCCACATGAGAGGAAGAATTGAggtttttagaaataatatacacaacttatccttttattttcctcctttagaAATCAAGGAAGAGGTCTATATCCAACAGGAATTTTCAAACTCCATCTTAACTCTGAATTCTCACACCGACATTCAAATTTAGTCATCTTCTGGATCACTGGATTTGAAAAAGGTTTTGTTTAATTCTGTGCTAGATATCGCTCAACTAGGTGAGAAATACAGGTAATGTGAACTTGATTTCTAAGATAGCTCTAATTCTGGGTGTTGTTTGGATATACATGAGAGAGAAATCATATTGGGTGGTGGGTCTTGCAGTGTGAGCACAAAAGATAGAGCAGGTCAGGAAGGGTCGAGATGGTGGAGTCAGTAGTGTTGAAGCGTTATCCTGAGTCTTTGGATGTAATTTGGATTGTCAGTTTAGAGTAGAGAAAAAGAAGGCCAAACTTTAGAAAGTTAGTGGGTAGTCTATACTTACAAATGGCATGAAGGCACAGACAAGAGCTGAATCTGAATAGATTACCCAAGCTAGGCATGGAGATTATGAGCAGAGTATGTTCTCATACTGGTCAGCAGTTTCTTGTGATCAATTATATAACATCTAGGATATCTCTGTTCTACTTTCTCTCTAATTAATTCCCTTTCTCCTCACTCTGCAAATCTCCAGCCACTACCCCTCTTCACTTTCCATTAATGAccctatttaaatatttagtggaaaaaataaaagccattagATGAGAACTTCTTCCTTCCTAACACCAGATCTATGGACTTCATGCATGTTTGATGAAGTAAACCCTCTCCTGCCTTTGGCCATGCTCTGCTTCTGCTCTGAGACCCAACTGCTCTCAGAGACACCATTTAGGCAATTTTCTCTTATTCCTCCTAAAATTTCTCCCTCTCTACTAGTTTATTATCAACAGCTTACAAACATCCTCCAGTcactttaataataaaacaacaaaaaataagctCTAAGACATCAAAGAAAGAGCAGTAAAGGTGGAGAGGGAGTTGATCTAGTGTTGGGATCCCACAGAAAATATTATTACAGGTTTTGGTAAATCTAGAGACTTAGGGAAGTTTATCATTTCAGaacgtacatttttttttaacatctttattggagtataattgctgaaTGTACATTTTTGAGTAGGCATGAAACTTTGTGAATGGAGAGGGTTAAAACACTTGGGTATTTGTTAGACATCAGAAGAGACTTCACCTGACTTTTTTCTTGCATTCCAAAGAAAGTACTGAAGGCAATGAGAAACCGCAGTGTTGTCTCTGAGTTCATCCTCCTCGGGCTGTCTGCTGACCCCCAAATCCAGGCTCTGCTCTTTGTGCTGTTCTTTGTTATTTATATCCTGACCCTTATGGGGAACCTGATGCTGCTGCTGGTGATAAGGGTGGATTCCCAGCTCCACAACCCCATGTACTTTTTCCTGGGACAACTGTCCTTCCTGGATCTCTGCCACTCTTCTGTCACTGTGCCCAAGCTGTTGGAGAACCTCCTGTCTGAGAAGAAAACCATCTCAGTAGAGGGCTGCATGGCTCAGGTCTTCTTTGTGTTTGCCACTGGAGGCACTGAATCCTGCCTACTTGCTGTCATGGCCTATGACCGCTATGTTGCTATCAGTTCTCCTCTGCTGTATGGCCAGATGATGAACAGAAAGCTGTGTATGGGGCTGGTGTGGGGCTCATGGGGCTTGGCTTTTACGGATGCTCTCATCAATATCCTTGTAGCTCTCAATTTAGACTTCTGTGAGGCTCAAAATATTCACCACTTCAGCTGTGAGCTGCCCTCTCTCTACCCTTTGTCTTGTTCCGATGTGTCTGCAAGTTTTACTGCCTTGCTCTGCTCCAgcctcctgcatttctttggaaattTCCTCTTGgtatttttctcctatgtttgcATTTTTTCCACCATCCTGAGCATCAGCTTAACTAAAGGCCGAAGCAAGGCCTTCTCCACTTGTTCCTCCCACCTCACTGCAGTGAGCTTCTTTTATGGCTCAAGTTTACTCCGCTATCTCATGCCAAATTCAGGATCCACTCGAGAGTTAATCTTCTCCTTGCAGTATAGTGTGATCACCCCCATGCTGAATCCTCTCATCTACAGCCTGAAGAACAAGGAGGTGAAGGCAGCTGTGAGAAAAATGTTGAGAAAATGTTTCTAGTGTTTCAAATCAtagattaaaaaatcagaatgatGAGGAAATTGGGTAGAATTGCAATAAATAGTGCCTGCATATTAAGGAGAATTCTCTGATATAAGAATCTGCAAGATGCCATACCTCTTTTCTTGAAAATACTTAAGAAAAGTTGAAGTTATTTTCTGGAATGATACCAGTTCAGTCCTAATCAGAGGAAGGTGGATAGATAAACATTTTGTCTAGCAATTTTTcttgcaaaaatatttaatttattacacGCAATATGGTAGACATTGTTATTGCCTGCTTAAGCTATCTTTACCATTCTTCCAGTAACTAAACTCCATGTGTTCAATGTGGTCCCAGAGAGACTGTTAATCACAGTGTCCCCaaatcctccccctccccttctcattATTCACTCATTCTTCCTGGCACAGTGGCTGGTACAGGAGTGAGCACATGGTCAATGCTGGACCATTCACTCTCTTAGGATATTTGAAATTGTTTATTTGACCTACACGTGTCCAATAGAGActacaaataaaacattttttttatcatGCTTCAAACCATTTACATAGTGGCCAACCATCTCCAGCTGTGAGGGGGCCCCATAACAAGAGAATATTCCCTGGCTTGTACACACTGCTGGACGAATAGCTCTGCCGCTGAGCTCTAGTGGTGCTGCAGAAAAGGCAGAATGTGAGCAAATCAACAACAGAGCAAGTACTGTACAGGGCCTTTGATAAACACCAGGAAGAAACCAAAGGGCTTTTCAACAAAGGCCCTTTAGATCATGAAACACAATTAGAGCACTAGTGAGAAGGAGACTTAGGTGAGGTATATGGATTAAAATTATCATGGTCAAaagttaattattatttctttctgaaattacCTTTTAGTTTTTACTTACTTACAAACTGTCAACTGTCATCCTCCCCTTCACTTTGCACTCCGCAGGAGCAGAGAATATAAACTCAAAGAGAGCAACGACATTTTCTGGCATCTTCACTACTTTTTCaagaatattaaaatagtttCAAACATGCTTGTtgcacaataaatatattttgaatgtatgAATCATGAGCAAGTAACAGAGAATATATCTAGGATGAATTCTCAACCAGAGGGCCAAAGCAGTTTGAAATAATTCTGTGAGTAGAATAGCCTATTATGTGAGTGCCAGTCTTTTCCTTCCTGGTGAGCCTAGGTCTGGTCCGTGGATTCACAAAGAGTGTGGCCATGGCTGGGCAAGGTGGTGGTTATGCAAAGGTTCAACAACATTTTCATTCACCAAGGCCGATTTGCTGTTGCCACTGGTGAAAATTATTTTGCTAAAGGTCACACACAAATTTTGTTAGATATATTATCAGATACCTTCCACTGTTTGTTTCTATTGTGAATTAACAATCCAATTACATTTACTACTTGGTTATTTCCAGGAATGCTGTGGTATTTTGTACACAGATCTTGTATCTTGTTGAACTTGTATCTTGTCGAACTATCTTCCTAGTTCTAATGGCTTGTTTATATATactgttagatttttaaaattacattttaattattttatcttacataaagggaaacaatttttttcttcttctatgcAATTTTTGTATATCTCATTTTTATGCACTGTGCATAATTAGTGCAGTGGCCAGGGCCTCTACTACAAGCATCTTTCTATTGGGATCAGTAAGAAAGCTTCTAATATTTCAGCATTAAGGATGATTGTGCTGTTTCTGATCAATACCTTTAACTTATTATAAGAGTTCTCTTCTAACAATATTTTCCTAAGAATTGGTGTGAAATTTTATCAAgtgcttttattatttctattgagGATCaggactttttctcttttgtttactaATGTGTAGTGTCCATCACATAATAAGCATGCAATAAATACATGtcgaataaaaaataaatttattgaaataatcatatggcttttattgtttagatttttaataGTAAATTATATCAATAGGTGTTCTGGTGTTGAAGAATTGTTACATTCCTGAAATCACCCTACTTAGGTAGAGTGGTAAAAACTGAATTAACTTTTGCCAATATTCAACTTAGGAATTTCCTGTTGATGTTCATAAGTGAGatagtataatttttttcttgctttcatctggcatattctttttttatttaaacatccttattagagtataattgctttacaatggtgtgtcagtttctgctttataacaaagtgaatcagttatacatatacatatgttcccatatctctttcttcttgcatctccctccctcccaccctccctatcccacccctctaggtggtcacaaagcactgagctgatctctccgtgctatgtggctgcttcccactagctatctattttacatttggtagtgtatatatgtccatgccactctctcactttgtcccagcttacccttccccctccccgtatcctcaagtccattctctagtaggtctgcatctttattcccgtcttggcatattctttttaacagctttattgagatatttcaCACATCACAAAGTTCATCTAttcaaagtgtacagttcagtggtttctaGCATATTCACGGAGTTGTTCAACCATTACTATGGTAAcccaatttcaaaacattttcatcaccctcaaagaaaccccatgcccatggcagtcactctccattcctaacccctaaccctggccctaggcaatcactaatctactttttgccTATATAGATTTGCATATTCTGGACATCTGATCTTGGCATCAATAGtatgttttctttcatctttgtattttcttaaaatatttgcataaaaaAGGACTTATCACTTCCTTGAAGGTTTTATAAAACTCGCCTTTAAAATTTTAGGGATTTCTTGTCCTGTTGTGGAGGAAAAATTTTGATTAccaatttatttcctttaataatcAGTGGtgtatttgggttttttattAATTCATGAATCAATTTTAGTGATTTGTAATTTTTGTCTATTATTCatataatgtttttaatttcattagtaTTTTGTGGCttactataataatttttaaatgttttttcagcattcatttaatttaaaaataaataatttcaaacatacaacaaagttgaaagaattcTATGATGAACATCCATATAATCACATCTAAATGttactattaacattttagtaTACATACATGCCTCATCACCtacctatccatctatccattcatcaatccacctttttttttaattggggtatagttgttttacaatgttgtgttagtttctactgtacagcaaagtggagttccctgtgctatacagcaggttctcattagttatctattttatacatattagtgtatatatgtcaatcccagtctcctaattcttcccactccccctttccccctttggtgtccatacatttgttctctacatctgtgtctctatttctgccctgaaaaccagttcatctgtaccatttttctagattccacatacatgcattaatgtacgatatttgtttttctctttctgacttacttcactctgtatgagatattctaggtccatccacgtctctacaaataacccaattttggtcctttttatggctgagtaatattccattgtatatatgtaccacaacttctttatccattcatcttttgatggacatttaggttgcttccatgacctgctattgtaaatagtgatgcaatgaatattggggtgcatgtgaatttttgagttatggttttctctgggtatatgccccgtagtgggattactgggtcatatggtaattctatttttagttttttatggaacctccatactgttctccatattggctgtatcaatttacattcccaccaacagtgcaagagggttcccttttctccacaccctctccagcatttgttgtttgtagattttctgatgatgcccattctaactgatgtgaggtgatacctcattgtagttttgatttgcatttctctaataattagtgatgttgagcagtttttcatatgcctcttggccatgtgaatgtcttctttgaagaaatgtctgtttaggtcttctgcccattttttgattgggttatttgtttttttgatattgagctgcatgagctgtttatatatattggagattaatcctttgtcagttgattcatttgcaaatattttttcccattctgtgggttgacttttcatcttgtttatggtttcctttgctgtgcaaaagcttttaagtttaattaggtcccatttgcttattcttgtttttattttcattactctaggaggtgggtcaaaaaagatcttgctgtgatttatgtcaaagagtgttcttcctatgttttcctctgagagttttataatgtccagtcttacattttggtctttaatcaattttgagtttatttttgtatatgctgttagagaatgttctaatttcattcttttacatgcagctgtccagtttcccagcaccatttattgaagaggctgtcttttctccattgtatatctttgcctcctttgtcatagattagttgaccataggtgcgtgggtttatgtctgggctttctatcctgttccattgatgtatatttctgtttttgtgccattaccatattgtcttgattactgtagctttgtggtatagtctgaagtcagggagcctgattcctccagctctgttttttttttctcatgattgctttggctattcggggtcttttgtgtctccatacaaattttaagattttttgttctagttatgtgaaaaatgccattggtaatttgatagggattgcagtgaatctgtagattgctttgggtagtatagtcatttttacaatattgattcttccaatccaagaacatggtatatcactccatctgttcctgtcatctttgatttctttcatcagtgttttgtagttttctgagtacaggtcttacctccttaggtaggtttattcctaggtattttataatccaccttttttaaatgcatttcaaaaaaaGACAGACATCAGTACACTTTACCCCAAATACTTCAGCATTCATATCATCAGCTAGAGTTCAAGATTTGACTAcaccttctgtttttcttttgaggtAATTCTACATGCTGAAATAGTAAGAGTGTCATTCagtaaattttgataaattcaaaCTCCTGTGTAACCCAAATCCCTATTCAAATATAGAGCATTACCAACATCCAAGCAATCTATCTCCCGTCCCTTTCCAGTCAATTCTTTTCCCACTTCTCCACTTAACCACTGTTCTGCTTTTTCCACTAtacattagttttgcctgttgcAAAACactatataaacagaatcatatagtatgcatGATTTTGTGTCAagattctttcattcagcatgtttttgagattcatccatgttgttcatGTGTCAGTAAtttattgtcttttaattttttaaatttatttttaaatagggtctcttaaaaattttatttattttatttatttatttttggctgcattgggtcttcattgctgcccgtgggctttctctagttgcggtgagtgggggctacccttcgtcgTGGTGGGttcacaggcttcttattgctgtggcttctcttgttgcagagcttgggctctaggcgtgtgggcttcagtagatgtggcacttgagctcagtagttgtggctcgcagactctagagtgcatgctcagtagttgtggcgca includes the following:
- the LOC103002746 gene encoding olfactory receptor 8S1-like, whose product is MRNRSVVSEFILLGLSADPQIQALLFVLFFVIYILTLMGNLMLLLVIRVDSQLHNPMYFFLGQLSFLDLCHSSVTVPKLLENLLSEKKTISVEGCMAQVFFVFATGGTESCLLAVMAYDRYVAISSPLLYGQMMNRKLCMGLVWGSWGLAFTDALINILVALNLDFCEAQNIHHFSCELPSLYPLSCSDVSASFTALLCSSLLHFFGNFLLVFFSYVCIFSTILSISLTKGRSKAFSTCSSHLTAVSFFYGSSLLRYLMPNSGSTRELIFSLQYSVITPMLNPLIYSLKNKEVKAAVRKMLRKCF